Proteins encoded together in one Myxococcus stipitatus window:
- a CDS encoding transcriptional regulator translates to MARGSKAKYTAKQKRMARKIEQSYEGRGTPEKTAASRAWATVNKLTGGGEKGGSGSKAKTARRRPVARANARKAARKRAATARRATSSRTRKPARATRTGRKATARSTAARRATARRASTSNRSRSTAKRGTSRRGTSTRRRTTSRSRGSRR, encoded by the coding sequence ATGGCACGAGGAAGCAAGGCCAAGTACACGGCCAAACAGAAGCGGATGGCCCGGAAGATCGAGCAGTCCTACGAGGGCCGCGGCACGCCGGAGAAGACGGCGGCGTCCCGCGCTTGGGCCACCGTGAACAAGCTCACCGGTGGCGGTGAGAAGGGCGGCTCCGGCAGCAAGGCCAAGACGGCCCGCCGTCGCCCGGTGGCACGCGCCAACGCACGGAAGGCCGCTCGCAAGCGCGCCGCGACCGCGCGCCGCGCCACGTCCAGCCGGACGCGCAAGCCCGCCCGCGCCACGCGCACGGGCCGCAAGGCCACCGCGCGCAGCACCGCCGCGCGCAGGGCCACCGCGCGCCGCGCCTCGACTTCCAACCGCTCCCGGAGCACGGCGAAGCGGGGGACCAGCCGCCGAGGCACGAGCACCCGCCGTCGCACCACCTCGCGCAGCCGCGGCTCGCGCAGGTAG
- a CDS encoding site-2 protease family protein translates to MDIAPAARAAPRYWVHLLLFLLTVVTTFTSYLLYFHFQRPYSLDEVTAEAAQRALSFSLSLLAILGTHEMGHYVLARIHRVDTSLPYFIPLPVLGVGTLGAVIRIRDRIPHRNALVDIGAAGPLAGLVVAIPILYWGLSHSTVVDAPQVPSRFPGDASLWAYGREVFAWVMAKVTHAPPEPEPVFNGVQTIFGDSLLMQGLTRLALGPLPEGKDVLVHPVVIAGWFGLLVTLLNLMPMGQLDGGHLAFALLGRHAHWVGRAMAAVLLFLTLFVTASWGLWLLVTSKVVGFGHPEVLEPLEPLSPTRKWICALCMLALIGCAMPVPLRQVVS, encoded by the coding sequence ATGGACATCGCCCCCGCCGCACGCGCCGCGCCCCGGTACTGGGTCCACCTGCTGCTGTTCCTGTTGACGGTGGTGACGACATTCACCTCGTACCTGCTCTACTTCCACTTCCAGCGACCCTACTCACTGGATGAGGTGACGGCGGAGGCGGCGCAGCGGGCGCTGTCGTTCAGCCTGTCGCTGCTGGCCATCCTCGGGACCCACGAGATGGGTCACTACGTGCTGGCGCGCATCCACCGGGTGGACACGTCGCTGCCATACTTCATCCCGCTGCCGGTGCTGGGCGTGGGCACGCTCGGCGCCGTCATCCGCATCCGGGATCGCATCCCCCACCGCAACGCGCTGGTGGACATCGGCGCGGCGGGGCCGCTGGCGGGGCTGGTGGTGGCCATCCCCATCCTCTACTGGGGCCTGTCGCACTCGACGGTGGTGGACGCGCCCCAGGTGCCCTCGCGCTTCCCCGGGGACGCGTCGCTGTGGGCCTACGGGCGGGAGGTGTTCGCCTGGGTCATGGCGAAGGTGACGCACGCGCCGCCGGAGCCGGAGCCGGTCTTCAACGGCGTGCAGACCATCTTCGGCGACAGCCTGCTGATGCAGGGGCTGACGCGGCTGGCGCTGGGCCCCCTGCCCGAGGGCAAGGACGTGCTCGTCCACCCGGTGGTCATCGCGGGCTGGTTCGGCCTGCTCGTCACGTTGCTCAACCTGATGCCCATGGGCCAGCTCGACGGCGGGCACCTGGCCTTCGCGCTGCTGGGCCGGCACGCGCACTGGGTGGGGCGCGCCATGGCGGCGGTGCTGCTGTTCCTCACGCTCTTCGTCACCGCCTCGTGGGGGCTGTGGCTGCTGGTGACGAGCAAGGTGGTGGGCTTCGGGCACCCGGAGGTCCTGGAGCCGCTCGAGCCCTTGAGCCCCACGCGCAAGTGGATCTGCGCCCTGTGTATGCTGGCGCTCATCGGCTGCGCGATGCCGGTCCCGCTGCGTCAGGTGGTGTCATGA
- a CDS encoding HAD family hydrolase, with product MVENVIFDVDGTLVDSVDEHAEAWRRAFLHFGRDIPFAHVRSQIGKGADQLIPVFFNDEELERFGKELEEYRSTLYLREFLPKVRPFPRVRELFQRLRKGGVRLALATSANEDELKHYVRLCDIEGLFETKTNKDEVEQSKPHPDIFEAAMIRLGRPAASTTVVVGDTPFDALAAAKLGLPTVGVRAGGFPPDDLRAAGCRTLVKDAAELLRRYESAPREWPWNEQDAAHAAKDEEPR from the coding sequence ATGGTGGAGAACGTCATCTTCGACGTGGATGGGACGCTGGTGGACTCGGTGGATGAGCACGCCGAGGCGTGGCGCCGGGCCTTCCTGCACTTCGGACGGGACATCCCCTTCGCGCACGTGCGCAGCCAGATTGGCAAGGGGGCGGATCAGCTCATTCCGGTCTTCTTCAACGACGAGGAGCTGGAGCGCTTCGGCAAGGAGCTGGAGGAGTACCGCTCCACGCTGTACCTGCGCGAGTTCCTGCCCAAGGTGCGCCCCTTCCCGCGCGTGCGCGAGCTGTTCCAGCGCCTGCGCAAGGGCGGCGTGCGCCTGGCGCTCGCCACCAGCGCGAACGAGGACGAGCTGAAACACTACGTGCGGCTGTGCGACATCGAGGGCCTGTTCGAGACGAAGACGAACAAGGACGAGGTGGAGCAGAGCAAGCCGCACCCGGACATCTTCGAGGCGGCGATGATCCGGCTCGGCCGCCCCGCCGCGAGCACCACCGTGGTGGTGGGTGATACCCCCTTCGACGCGCTCGCCGCCGCGAAGCTCGGGCTCCCCACCGTGGGCGTGCGCGCGGGGGGCTTCCCGCCGGATGACCTGCGCGCCGCCGGGTGCCGGACGCTCGTGAAGGACGCGGCGGAGCTGCTGCGTCGCTACGAGTCCGCGCCTCGGGAGTGGCCGTGGAACGAGCAGGACGCGGCCCACGCCGCGAAGGACGAGGAGCCTCGCTGA